The following is a genomic window from Nitrospira sp..
ACGCCCTGTCCCCAAGATAGAGATCAATCCGGTCCGCGCGTGGAAGCCGGCAGCCAATCCACGAATACAGATACCGGCTCGCCGCCTCGTACAATCGGAACGGCTTTGCCGGAAAATTAGCCGGTAGGGCAGGCGCTCCAATCGCCTCGACAATGGTTTGAACGAGATCCCGCAGCCGCACCGACTCGGGACCGGCAAGGATATACGTTCGTCCCTCAATGCCGGCGACCGATCCGCAAAGAATCAAGCCCTCCACAATATCTGTGATATCCGCGACATGGTGATGATTATGACCATCGCCGATCAAGCGGAACCGGCCGGCCGCAATGGTTTTAAATAAGTTCAGCCAGCTCATGGCTCCCGGACCAAGCACAGCAGAGGTCCGTGCCAACACAACCGGCAAACCATCGCGCTGATGGGAGGACAAGAGCGCCTGTTCGGCCGCGAATTTAGATTGCCCATAGGGCGAATCAGGAATGGGGACCGTATCCTCGGTAATTGAACGGTTCTTGATCGCGCGGCCAAACACCGCGCCGCTGGTGCAGAAGACGAGCCGGCTGGCTCCGGCAACCAGTGCCGCTCGCGCGACGTTCACGGCGCCTTGCACATTGACTGCCTCAAAATCTTTTCGGGACGGTCCGGAGGCTTCGGTTCTGGCTGCGAGGTGAAAAATCCGCTGGCAATTCGAAGCGGCCCGTTGCACACTTTGGTAATCGAGCACATCCCCGCGAACGATTTCGACATCAAAACGATCGAGCACGGACAGATTCTCTTCCGGAAAAGCCAGCGCGCGAACAGAAACCTTCTCGGCAGTCAGCCTCTCGATGAGATGGCGGCCGATAAAGCCCGTGGCACCGGTCACGAGAACGGTCATCCTCTGCTCTCCTTCTCCTGAGGGTCGTACACCGCAATATGGAGCCCTTCGACACTCACGATACGATACGGTCGGATGACTGCTGCTCAATGGTCACCGGCCGCCTCAGAGCCAAGGCTTCTTTAGCGGCAAGAACCACTTGCAACGCGCGCCGGCCCTCTTCTAGCGCACAATCTGGCCTTGTATCTTGACGGATCGCATCCATGCAGTGCTGCCATCCCACGCGATATGAGTCGATAAAATCGCCGCCGTAGCGC
Proteins encoded in this region:
- a CDS encoding UDP-glucose 4-epimerase (MaGe:77309286), with translation MTVLVTGATGFIGRHLIERLTAEKVSVRALAFPEENLSVLDRFDVEIVRGDVLDYQSVQRAASNCQRIFHLAARTEASGPSRKDFEAVNVQGAVNVARAALVAGASRLVFCTSGAVFGRAIKNRSITEDTVPIPDSPYGQSKFAAEQALLSSHQRDGLPVVLARTSAVLGPGAMSWLNLFKTIAAGRFRLIGDGHNHHHVADITDIVEGLILCGSVAGIEGRTYILAGPESVRLRDLVQTIVEAIGAPALPANFPAKPFRLYEAASRYLYSWIGCRLPRADRIDLYLGDRAFDLSKSRRELGYGPKVGTKEAVHRTAAWFKEHGAI